The following are encoded in a window of Pongo abelii isolate AG06213 chromosome 16, NHGRI_mPonAbe1-v2.0_pri, whole genome shotgun sequence genomic DNA:
- the LOC100434221 gene encoding large ribosomal subunit protein uL11-like, translating to MPPKFDPNEIKVVYLRCTGGEVGATSAPAPKIGPLGLSPKKAGDDIAKATGDWKGLRITVKLTIQNRQAQIEVVPSASALIIKALKEPPRDRKKQKNIKHSGNITFDEIVNIARQMRHRSLARELSGTIKEILGTAQSVGCNVDGCHPHDIIDDINSGAVECPAS from the coding sequence ATGCCGCCGAAGTTCGACCCCAACGAGATCAAAGTCGTATACCTGAGGTGCACCGGAGGTGAAGTCGGTGCCACTTCTGCCCCGGCCCCCAAGATCGGCCCCCTgggtctgtctccaaaaaaggcTGGTGATGACATTGCCAAGGCAACAGGTGACTGGAAGGGCCTGAGGATTACAGTGAAACTGACCATTCAGAACAGACAGGCCCAGATTGAGGTGgtgccttctgcctctgccctgaTCATCAAAGCCCTCAAGGAACcaccaagagacagaaagaaacagaaaaacattaaacacagTGGGAATATCACTTTTGATGAGATCGTCAACATTGCTCGACAGATGCGGCACCGATCCTTAGCCAGAGAACTCTCTGGAACCATTAAAGAGATCCTGGGGACTGCCCAGTCTGTGGGCTGTAATGTTGATGGCTGCCACCCTCATGACATCATAGATGACATCAATAGTGGTGCTGTGGAATGCCCAGCTAGTTaa